A window from Solanum stenotomum isolate F172 chromosome 5, ASM1918654v1, whole genome shotgun sequence encodes these proteins:
- the LOC125864074 gene encoding putative disease resistance protein RGA4: MSDPVIGATVQVLLQKLLSLTIEELSSSSDCKKDLEMLTQNVSLIQAFIHDAERRQVDDLAVKLWLKRFEKAAKNAENWFHFSYNFKSKMSRKINTINEELRDINKLSKYLGLQSFMVPPWQILPIRETDSVVVALDVVGRDNDVAEIKRKMLNIRDDVVLCTIPIVGMGGLGKTTMAKSIFNDEQIEKYFEKRVWLCLPEMSEMKSFLQLILESLTKRKTEVQSRDIIVKTLQEELAGRKYLLVLDDLWRVDSTLWVEFVDTLRGINTSRGNFILVTTRMEQVASTIATVGPHRLEKLAEDHCWSIFKQRAFVDGEIPEIVCMKNMIVEMCQGLPLAASVLGGLLRNKDKHGWQAILDGNPLVTGEDDNEENSVKKILKLSYDYLPSPYLKKCFAYFAMFPKDFEFDKDQLIQLWMAEGFLHPCQETTVMEDIGNKFFQLLLRNSLLQDVKLDEHNNITHYKMHDLVHDLAGDILKSKLYDPKGDGPEDLSQVRYFGWDSPSDQIVNINEPGRLCTLFWRINISEDMLLSFKFLRVLNLSSSGIKELSAKIGKLIHLRYLDLSNTKIIALPNSICELYNLQTFRVDRCYPLPYEMGNMISLRHIYCHSRSQSQMPLNMGQLSCLQTLQYFNVGLEKGRRIEELGRLKNLRGELRINHLQLVRSREEARTTYLQEKSNIYKLSYVWFRDGPEGCETIDEHVLDGLQPHPNLKTLLVEDYLGTRFPSWFSEESLPNLVKLTLSGRKRCKEIPSLGQLKFLRHLKLIGLPELEFIGPTFYGVEVNDNGSCSKFQVFPSLKELLLENMRSLIEWKGVELIPTTSGARMFPGLEKLRIFNCPLLKSTPNQFEILRELEIVEVDSEMPLLNWCSNLTSLVILSVYDVKELTCFPDEMLRNNASLQHLSVADCREFHELPQSLYNLHFLKSLRINLCTNFSSFPVPTGENYLTSLQSLQLISCDGLTSLPSGMLEHCRSLESLKVFNCNNLVSFPLHVGEKPSLSYLNISKCPKLISVPAGGLRLIGLQNLEIGPFSEMVDFEAFQLIFDGIQSLHTLEVWGHLHWDSLPYQLMQLSDLIEIKIYGFGIEALPHRFGNLTSLERLMLMGCKRLQHLDFSDAMPKLCYLCLNDCPLLEAILDGLGNLVSLQELFLQKCKKLEHLPSRDAMRRLTKLRNLEIKGCPKLEESCTNWSGSNSQWSNISHIPKIEVGGSIIQDLRDRLERCGHWCRVGDSACTKLENSRLLVETTKCMDLVET; encoded by the exons ATGTCCGACCCTGTAATTGGTGCCACTGTTCAAGTTTTGCTTCAGAAGCTGCTTTCTCTCACTATTGAGGAACTCAGTAGCTCAAGCGACTGCAAGAAAGATCTGGAAATGCTTACACAAAATGTATCCTTGATCCAAGCTTTCATTCATGATGCAGAAAGACGACAAGTTGATGATCTGGCTGTGAAACTATGGCTCAAGAGGTTTGAGAAAGCTGCTAAAAATGCTGAAAAT TGGTTTCATTTCTCATACAACTTTAAGAGCAAAATGTCTCGAAAAATCAACACCATCAATGAAGAGTTGAGGGATATCAATAAGTTATCCAAATACCTCGGTCTCCAATCATTCATGGTTCCTCCTTGGCAAATACTACCAATTCGTGAAACAGATTCCGTAGTAGTTGCTTTGGATGTTGTTGGTAGAGACAATGATGTTGCAGAAATAAAGAGGAAGATGTTGAACATCAGAGATGATGTTGTTCTGTGCACCATTCCCATAGTGGGTATGGGGGGTTTAGGGAAAACAACTATGGCTAAGAGTATTTTCAACGATGAACAGATCGAGAAATACTTTGAAAAGAGAGTTTGGTTGTGTCTACCTGAAATGTCAGAAATGAAGAGCTTTCTTCAACTAATCCTCGAATCCTTAACAAAGAGGAAAACTGAGGTCCAAAGCAGAGACATAATAGTCAAGACGCTACAAGAAGAACTGGCAGGAAGAAAGTATTTGCTTGTCCTGGATGATTTGTGGCGTGTTGACTCTACATTGTGGGTAGAGTTTGTTGACACCTTGCGAGGAATAAATACATCCCGAGGAAACTTCATTCTCGTGACTACTCGTATGGAACAGGTGGCGTCCACAATAGCAACAGTAGGTCCTCATAGGTTGGAAAAATTAGCAGAAGATCATTGTTGGTCCATTTTCAAACAAAGAGCGTTTGTTGATGGGGAAATTCCAGAGATAGTGTGCATGAAGAACATGATTGTGGAAATGTGTCAAGGTCTACCGTTGGCTGCAAGTGTGTTGGGAGGCCTCTTACGCAACAAGGACAAACATGGATGGCAGGCAATTCTTGATGGAAACCCCCTTGTTACAGGTGAAGATGATAACGAAGAAAATAGCGTTAAGAAAATCCTAAAACTCAGCTATGATTATCTACCATCTCCATATCTGAAAAAATGCTTTGCTTACTTTGCAATGTTTCCaaaagattttgagtttgacAAGGACCAACTAATCCAACTCTGGATGGCCGAAGGCTTTCTTCATCCATGTCAAGAGACCACCGTAATGGAAGACATTGGGAACAAGTTCTTTCAACTCCTGTTGCGAAATTCCTTGCTGCAAGATGTTAAGTTAGATGAGCACAACAATATAACACACTATAAGATGCACGATCTTGTGCATGATTTGGCTGGAGATATCTTAAAATCTAAACTATATGATCCGAAGGGCGATGGTCCAGAAGATCTTTCTCAAGTGCGATACTTTGGATGGGACTCACCAAGTGATCAAATAGTTAATATAAATGAGCCAGGACGTTTGTGCACACTGTTTTGGAGAATCAATATATCGGAAGATATGTTGTTGAGCTTTaagttcttgagagttttaaaTTTGTCCAGTTCAGGAATCAAGGAGTTGTCAGCAAAAATCGGGAAGCTAATACACTTGAGATATCTTGATCTCTCGAACACTAAGATCATAGCCTTGCCCAACTCCATTTGCGAGCTCTATAATTTGCAAACATTTAGAGTTGATCGTTGCTATCCACTTCCATATGAGATGGGAAATATGATAAGTTTGAGACACATATATTGCCATTCTCGGTCTCAGAGTCAGATGCCACTTAACATGGGACAATTGAGTTGTCTTCAGACCCTACAGTATTTCAATGTGGGTTTAGAGAAAGGTCGTCGAATAGAAGAATTAGGTCGTTTGAAGAACCTTAGAGGTGAATTGAGGATCAATCATCTCCAATTGGTCCGTAGTAGAGAAGAAGCTCGAACAACATATTTACAAGAGAAATCGAATATTTACAAGCTGTCATATGTGTGGTTCCGTGATGGACCAGAAGGCTGTGAAACCATTGATGAGCATGTGTTGGATGGTCTTCAACCGCATCCTAACTTGAAAACCTTACTGGTGGAGGACTATTTGGGCACTAGATTTCCTTCATGGTTCAGTGAAGAGTCGCTACCAAATTTGGTCAAGTTGACATTAAGTGGTCGCAAAAGGTGCAAAGAAATTCCATCGCTTGGCCAACTGAAGTTCCTTCGGCATCTTAAGCTGATAGGACTCCCTGAATTGGAATTCATTGGACCTACATTTTATGGTGTTGAGGTTAATGATAATGGATCGTGCAGCAAATTCCAAGTGTTCCCGTCATTGAAAGAACTTCTATTGGAGAATATGCGTAGCCTTATTGAGTGGAAGGGAGTGGAATTGATACCAACAACAAGTGGGGCAAGAATGTTTCCTGGGCTTGAGAAGTTGAGGATTTTTAACTGTCCATTGTTAAAAAGTACTCCGAATCAATTTGAAATCCTACGTGAATTAGAGATTGTCGAAGTTGACAGTGAAATGCCATTGTTGAACTGGTGCAGCAACTTGACATCTCTTGTAATTCTTAGTGTGTATGATGTGAAAGAGCTCACTTGTTTTCCAGATGAGATGCTACGTAACAACGCTTCTCTTCAACACCTATCGGTCGCAGACTGCAGAGAGTTTCATGAATTGCCACAGAGCTTGTATAATCTCCATTTTCTTAAGAGCTTAAGGATTAACCTCTGCACCAATTTCAGTTCCTTTCCAGTTCCCACTGGAGAGAATTATTTGACTTCCCTCCAAAGTCTTCAGTTAATCTCTTGTGATGGATTGACCAGTTTACCAAGTGGGATGCTAGAGCATTGTCGGTCTTTGGAATCTTTGAAGGTCTTCAACTGTAACAACTTAGTTTCCTTCCCTTTACATGTCGGGGAAAAACCTTCACTTTCatatttgaatatatcaaaatgtccCAAATTGATTAGTGTACCCGCAGGTGGCCTTCGTCTCATTGGGTTACAGAATTTGGAAATAGGTCCTTTCTCAGAAATGGTGGATTTTGAGGCATtccaattgatatttgatgGCATTCAGTCTCTTCATACATTGGAGGTGTGGGGACACTTGCACTGGGATTCTCTTCCCTATCAGCTTATGCAACTCTCTGACCTTATAGAGATCAAAATATATGGATTTGGAATCGAGGCTCTTCCTCATAGATTTGGCAACCTTACTTCTCTTGAAAGATTAATGCTAATGGGGTGCAAACGGCTACAACATCTGGACTTCTCAGATGCCATGCCCAAATTATGTTATCTGTGCTTAAATGATTGTCCATTGTTAGAAGCTATATTGGATGGGCTCGGTAACCTTGTTTCTTTGCAAGAGTTATTTCTACAGAAATGCAAGAAACTAGAGCATCTGCCATCTAGAGATGCCATGCGACGCCTCACCAAATTACGGAACTTGGAAATTAAAGGCTGC